The Salvia splendens isolate huo1 chromosome 21, SspV2, whole genome shotgun sequence genome includes a window with the following:
- the LOC121785009 gene encoding putative late blight resistance protein homolog R1A-10 isoform X2: MAYAVVISLKQTLEPLLDSARSRIQFSGSELHPIYKDLCYLTSFFDKMTSLEDCNSVEEMEKDIKEILLGGQDLIEHHLSDAVHSAGDASWTNSAGFSRELGELKHKLAPFINLLKAKENELTRNQQLPTADVPVPVPVPVPSKMDHEIVGLEDEIPMLQELILGVDPKLQEIYVVGMFGIGKTTLTNQVYNSHIIHERFDIRLFVTVGVENKLEELLLRILSQVQTEVKKEETVLELGNRLRASLSRGTYLVILDDLRDMRVWDHLRPYFPDEGNSSRIVFTTRMTNLDCVRKYIHQKRLLDSKESWELFCKIVFADMEMYNCPSELEEIGKTIARNMGGLPLALVEIGKLVSKLQTMMERWAAFAQYLKSHIQKTAIPKVMNDELPNHLKGCFLHLGLLHPNNDFPTYELIKLWVVEGFIEPAADQSLEQIAEEYLEDLVSRGLVIVHERSYTGRIKTCGIIHNLIQEVCVGEARQQKLFHIVNKGATTKNQRRLSIQSDVVLGEDSGARSLVFLSPENQHPLAVFKFSRWARVVHALHIRFSKFPDEVLKLVRLRYLAITFDGELPSSISTLWNLQVLIIFSLQATYSPVFLPVEIWELQKLRHLHCLGFDLPVPSTDLYLRNLLTLSGVSFRTCCDGVLARIPHLIKLGVRFDPGVHGPEISCSDALFNDLHQFESFKCAVTNTSKVAFSLEGFPSGLTKLTLGICGFKWDDHTTILSELPNLQVLKLRRNSFSGPKWELRDDVYRFLKFLVLEDLDIKEWIAESEHFPALQQLLIRRCYYLQEIPVDMGEITTLKVIEVDDCNKSLRESARRIQEEQEDIGNVVLQVRIRSSSNDGEESEDNQL; encoded by the exons ATGGCTTATGCTGTAGTAATCTCTCTGAAACAGACTTTAGAGCCCCTTCTTGATTCTGCTCGATCCAGAATTCAATTTTCAGGCTCAGAGCTTCACCCGATTTACAAAGACCTTTGTTACCTAACATCATTCTTTGATAAAATGACTTCTTTGGAAGACTGCAACAGCGTTGAGGAAATGGAAAAGGATATCAAGGAAATACTGCTTGGTGGTCAAGATCTGATCGAACACCACTTATCAGATGCAGTTCATTCTGCTGGAGATGCGAGTTGGACTAATTCAGCTGGGTTTTCCCGAGAATTGGGGGAACTCAAACATAAACTCGCTCCCTTTATCAATTTGTTGAAGGCCAAGGAAAATGAGCTCACACGAAACCAGCAACTGCCCACCGCCGATGTTCCTGTTCCTGTTCCAGTTCCAGTTCCATCAAAAATGGACCATGAGATTGTGGGATTGGAAGATGAAATACCAATGCTGCAAGAACTGATTTTGGGGGTAGATCCCAAGCTTCAGGAAATCTATGTTGTTGGGATGTTTGGCATTGGTAAGACTACTCTTACCAATCAGGTATATAACAGTCATATTATTCATGAAAGGTTCGATATACGCTTATTTGTGACAGTAGGTGTAGAAAATAAATTGGAAGAATTGCTGCTGCgtattcttagtcaagtacaaACTGAGGTAAAGAAAGAAGAGACGGTTCTTGAATTAGGGAACCGTCTCAGGGCATCTTTATCTCGTGGGACTTATCTGGTTATATTAGATGACTTACGGGATATGCGAGTCTGGGATCATCTCAGACCGTACTTTCCAGATGAGGGAAACAGTAGCAGAATCGTGTTCACTACTAGAATGACTAACTTGGATTGTGTTAGAAAATATATTCACCAAAAGCGTTTATTGGATAGTAAGGAAAGCTGGGAGTTGTTTTGTAAGATAGTATTCGCTGACATGGAGATGTACAATTGTCCTTCGGAACTTGAGGAAATCGGCAAGACAATTGCCAGAAACATGGGAGGACTTCCATTGGCACTTGTCGAGATTGGTAAACTTGTGTCTAAGCTACAAACAATGATGGAACGTTGGGCGGCATTTGCTCAATATTTGAAGTCACATATTCAGAAAACAGCCATCCCAAAGGTTATGAATGATGAATTGCCTAACCATTTAAAGGGATGCTTTCTTCACTTGGGCTTACTCCATCCAAACAATGATTTCCCTACTTATGAACTCATCAAATTATGGGTGGTTGAGGGATTTATCGAGCCTGCAGCAGATCAAAGCTTGGAACAAATAGCTGAGGAATATCTGGAGGACCTTGTTTCCAGAGGTCTTGTTATAGTTCATGAGCGGAGCTACACTGGTCGAATCAAAACCTGTGGAATAATCCATAACCTCATTCAGGAAGTCTGTGTCGGTGAAGCTCGGCAGCAAAAACTATTCCATATTGTAAACAAAGGAGCTACCACAAAAAACCAAAGGAGGCTGAGCATCCAGAGTGATGTTGTACTTGGAGAGGATTCAGGTGCGCGCTCTCTTGTTTTTTTGAGCCCAGAGAATCAACATCCATTGGCAGTGTTTAAGTTCAGTAGATGGGCAAGGGTAGTCCATGCACTTCACATCAGATTTAGCAAGTTCCCGGATGAAGTACTTAAGCTAGTTCGGTTGAGGTACCTGGCCATCACATTTGACGGGGAGCTTCCATCATCAATATCCACACTCTGGAACCTTCAAGTCTtgattattttttcacttcagGCCACCTACTCCCCTGTCTTTCTGCCAGTAGAGATATGGGAATTACAAAAACTGAGGCACCTACATTGCTTGGGATTCGACCTGCCAGTTCCTTCAACTGATCTCTACCTCAGAAATCTTCTCACGCTTTCAGGTGTGAGTTTTCGTACTTGTTGTGATGGAGTTCTTGCGAGAATCCCACACCTAATCAAGTTAGGTGTCCGGTTTGATCCAGGAGTCCACGGTCCTGAAATATCATGTTCTGATGCACTTTTTAACGATCTTCATCAGTTTGAGTCATTCAAATGTGCAGTAACGAACACATCCAAAGTTGCATTTTCCCTCGAAGGTTTCCCTTCTGGACTTACAAAGCTAACCTTAGGCATATGTGGTTTTAAGTGGGACGACCACACGACCATCCTTTCTGAATTACCAAATCTTCAAGTACTTAAGTTGCGACGAAACTCCTTCTCAGGGCCTAAGTGGGAATTACGCGATGATGTATATCGTTTTCTGAAATTCCTGGTTTTGGAGGACTTGGATATAAAGGAGTGGATAGCAGAGTCTGAACACTTCCCAGCTCTGCAACAGTTACTTATTAGGCGATGCTACTATCTGCAAGAGATCCCCGTTGATATGGGAGAAATCACAACACTTAAAGTTATAGAGGTGGATGACTGCAACAAGTCCCTCCGTGAATCAGCAAGACGCATACAGGAGGAGCAAGAGGACATTGGAAATGTTGTTCTGCAAGTTCGGATCCGTTCATCATCTAATG ATGGTGAAGAGTCTGAAGACAATCAGCTCTAA
- the LOC121785009 gene encoding putative late blight resistance protein homolog R1A-10 isoform X1 gives MAYAVVISLKQTLEPLLDSARSRIQFSGSELHPIYKDLCYLTSFFDKMTSLEDCNSVEEMEKDIKEILLGGQDLIEHHLSDAVHSAGDASWTNSAGFSRELGELKHKLAPFINLLKAKENELTRNQQLPTADVPVPVPVPVPSKMDHEIVGLEDEIPMLQELILGVDPKLQEIYVVGMFGIGKTTLTNQVYNSHIIHERFDIRLFVTVGVENKLEELLLRILSQVQTEVKKEETVLELGNRLRASLSRGTYLVILDDLRDMRVWDHLRPYFPDEGNSSRIVFTTRMTNLDCVRKYIHQKRLLDSKESWELFCKIVFADMEMYNCPSELEEIGKTIARNMGGLPLALVEIGKLVSKLQTMMERWAAFAQYLKSHIQKTAIPKVMNDELPNHLKGCFLHLGLLHPNNDFPTYELIKLWVVEGFIEPAADQSLEQIAEEYLEDLVSRGLVIVHERSYTGRIKTCGIIHNLIQEVCVGEARQQKLFHIVNKGATTKNQRRLSIQSDVVLGEDSGARSLVFLSPENQHPLAVFKFSRWARVVHALHIRFSKFPDEVLKLVRLRYLAITFDGELPSSISTLWNLQVLIIFSLQATYSPVFLPVEIWELQKLRHLHCLGFDLPVPSTDLYLRNLLTLSGVSFRTCCDGVLARIPHLIKLGVRFDPGVHGPEISCSDALFNDLHQFESFKCAVTNTSKVAFSLEGFPSGLTKLTLGICGFKWDDHTTILSELPNLQVLKLRRNSFSGPKWELRDDVYRFLKFLVLEDLDIKEWIAESEHFPALQQLLIRRCYYLQEIPVDMGEITTLKVIEVDDCNKSLRESARRIQEEQEDIGNVVLQVRIRSSSNGNTFNDLFYFSNYIFLIDALMPWFLLITYGGSIVVF, from the coding sequence ATGGCTTATGCTGTAGTAATCTCTCTGAAACAGACTTTAGAGCCCCTTCTTGATTCTGCTCGATCCAGAATTCAATTTTCAGGCTCAGAGCTTCACCCGATTTACAAAGACCTTTGTTACCTAACATCATTCTTTGATAAAATGACTTCTTTGGAAGACTGCAACAGCGTTGAGGAAATGGAAAAGGATATCAAGGAAATACTGCTTGGTGGTCAAGATCTGATCGAACACCACTTATCAGATGCAGTTCATTCTGCTGGAGATGCGAGTTGGACTAATTCAGCTGGGTTTTCCCGAGAATTGGGGGAACTCAAACATAAACTCGCTCCCTTTATCAATTTGTTGAAGGCCAAGGAAAATGAGCTCACACGAAACCAGCAACTGCCCACCGCCGATGTTCCTGTTCCTGTTCCAGTTCCAGTTCCATCAAAAATGGACCATGAGATTGTGGGATTGGAAGATGAAATACCAATGCTGCAAGAACTGATTTTGGGGGTAGATCCCAAGCTTCAGGAAATCTATGTTGTTGGGATGTTTGGCATTGGTAAGACTACTCTTACCAATCAGGTATATAACAGTCATATTATTCATGAAAGGTTCGATATACGCTTATTTGTGACAGTAGGTGTAGAAAATAAATTGGAAGAATTGCTGCTGCgtattcttagtcaagtacaaACTGAGGTAAAGAAAGAAGAGACGGTTCTTGAATTAGGGAACCGTCTCAGGGCATCTTTATCTCGTGGGACTTATCTGGTTATATTAGATGACTTACGGGATATGCGAGTCTGGGATCATCTCAGACCGTACTTTCCAGATGAGGGAAACAGTAGCAGAATCGTGTTCACTACTAGAATGACTAACTTGGATTGTGTTAGAAAATATATTCACCAAAAGCGTTTATTGGATAGTAAGGAAAGCTGGGAGTTGTTTTGTAAGATAGTATTCGCTGACATGGAGATGTACAATTGTCCTTCGGAACTTGAGGAAATCGGCAAGACAATTGCCAGAAACATGGGAGGACTTCCATTGGCACTTGTCGAGATTGGTAAACTTGTGTCTAAGCTACAAACAATGATGGAACGTTGGGCGGCATTTGCTCAATATTTGAAGTCACATATTCAGAAAACAGCCATCCCAAAGGTTATGAATGATGAATTGCCTAACCATTTAAAGGGATGCTTTCTTCACTTGGGCTTACTCCATCCAAACAATGATTTCCCTACTTATGAACTCATCAAATTATGGGTGGTTGAGGGATTTATCGAGCCTGCAGCAGATCAAAGCTTGGAACAAATAGCTGAGGAATATCTGGAGGACCTTGTTTCCAGAGGTCTTGTTATAGTTCATGAGCGGAGCTACACTGGTCGAATCAAAACCTGTGGAATAATCCATAACCTCATTCAGGAAGTCTGTGTCGGTGAAGCTCGGCAGCAAAAACTATTCCATATTGTAAACAAAGGAGCTACCACAAAAAACCAAAGGAGGCTGAGCATCCAGAGTGATGTTGTACTTGGAGAGGATTCAGGTGCGCGCTCTCTTGTTTTTTTGAGCCCAGAGAATCAACATCCATTGGCAGTGTTTAAGTTCAGTAGATGGGCAAGGGTAGTCCATGCACTTCACATCAGATTTAGCAAGTTCCCGGATGAAGTACTTAAGCTAGTTCGGTTGAGGTACCTGGCCATCACATTTGACGGGGAGCTTCCATCATCAATATCCACACTCTGGAACCTTCAAGTCTtgattattttttcacttcagGCCACCTACTCCCCTGTCTTTCTGCCAGTAGAGATATGGGAATTACAAAAACTGAGGCACCTACATTGCTTGGGATTCGACCTGCCAGTTCCTTCAACTGATCTCTACCTCAGAAATCTTCTCACGCTTTCAGGTGTGAGTTTTCGTACTTGTTGTGATGGAGTTCTTGCGAGAATCCCACACCTAATCAAGTTAGGTGTCCGGTTTGATCCAGGAGTCCACGGTCCTGAAATATCATGTTCTGATGCACTTTTTAACGATCTTCATCAGTTTGAGTCATTCAAATGTGCAGTAACGAACACATCCAAAGTTGCATTTTCCCTCGAAGGTTTCCCTTCTGGACTTACAAAGCTAACCTTAGGCATATGTGGTTTTAAGTGGGACGACCACACGACCATCCTTTCTGAATTACCAAATCTTCAAGTACTTAAGTTGCGACGAAACTCCTTCTCAGGGCCTAAGTGGGAATTACGCGATGATGTATATCGTTTTCTGAAATTCCTGGTTTTGGAGGACTTGGATATAAAGGAGTGGATAGCAGAGTCTGAACACTTCCCAGCTCTGCAACAGTTACTTATTAGGCGATGCTACTATCTGCAAGAGATCCCCGTTGATATGGGAGAAATCACAACACTTAAAGTTATAGAGGTGGATGACTGCAACAAGTCCCTCCGTGAATCAGCAAGACGCATACAGGAGGAGCAAGAGGACATTGGAAATGTTGTTCTGCAAGTTCGGATCCGTTCATCATCTAATGGTAACACTTTTAAtgacttattttatttctctaattatatttttttaatagatgCCTTAATGCCGTGGTTTCTTTTAATCacatacggagggagtattgtagTTTTCTAA
- the LOC121784971 gene encoding putative late blight resistance protein homolog R1B-14 produces the protein MAFAAVVSVEQILGQLMLNPGDAFPKSVIESFHNKIRFLQSSLEKMYPVRRSKRDKVNELESKIRETVYKAQDLIEAFISTQNSQSVFLLNFQRESKTRQKIHQAQDLVEALISGLNSQSAFLQNFEVEPKKIRETFHEAKDLIEALISANRSQSAFLVNLKEKEGKLDQLLAMAEEVASSMKEAPLAKPETSKSSNLASKSSKIVGQEEDFKKLKDKIISNTTDLEVISIMGLPGIGKTTLARSIFDAKEIGERFPTRSWVTVGQEYNYAEIFSKLLASIQKSSDSSVKQGNEEHLAIQLFKSLQDSSKGYLIVVDDVWDTVVWDRIKNYFPDKKNCSRIVVTTRIDTIAEKVTKSGFSHKMELLKKEQSWELLREKVFEGGHCPPNLLAVGKSIAEHCGGLPLSITVVGGQLAAKKGNEEYWEIVEDDVKDAAKSEKETYVEILSRSYEHLPAKLKGCFLYMGAFPEDSEIHVSRLVKLWLAEGFLMQNGSLSFEDIAEQCVADLLERNLIFPLKFSSNGKIKTCGMHDSIRHLAERKSVDERFFVSVKKFPSQRSQTHRGEVVADTLKGKETQSQRRLSVHKNILMCMEDVYESAKLIKPARTLVYAGHYHHHPLPFCLIYDWLRVLDALTVHLIEFPSELVHLTHLRYLSLTYNGKLPASLSQLTNLLVFIVRRYPDIIIMGKSILPVEIWYMKQLRHILLTECDFPNLPETQAGDSPLLENLQTLSAINAANCTQEFFKNVPNLKKLGVWIEAPASVSLYLDHLQDLEAFKFRVLNPIPGKEIYLERDLVFPEKLEKLSLSGCGLSWDRLADIGPFPCLQVLKLRQFAFQGPEWKPEDDQFPELKLLLIDCLDLKILKIGSSCCENLESLIIKNCYQLMDIDGEELETIGTLNRVDIIGCNYDFVDWAKKLGEYLMDLGNDLPIRVYSSWGEKTSPNDY, from the exons ATGGCTTTTGCTGCGGTGGTTTCGGTTGAGCAGATTCTTGGGCAACTGATGTTGAATCCTGGTGATGCTTTTCCGAAGTCAGTAATCGAGTCTTTCCATAACAAGATCCGTTTCTTGCAGTCATCTCTCGAAAAGATGTATCCCGTCAGAAGAAGCAAACGCGATAAGGTGAATGAACTGGAGTCCAAAATCAGGGAAACTGTCTACAAAGCTCAAGATCTCATCGAAGCCTTCATCTCCACCCAAAACTCCCAATCCGTTTTCCTTTTAAATTTTCAACGCGAATCCAAAACCAGACAAAAAATCCACCAAGCCCAAGATCTGGTCGAAGCCCTCATCTCCGGCCTCAACTCCCAATCCGCTTTCCTTCAAAATTTTGAAGTGGAACCCAAAAAAATCAGGGAAACATTCCACGAAGCCAAAGATCTGATCGAAGCCTTGATCTCTGCAAACAGATCCCAATCTGCTTTCCTTGTAAATCTGAAGGAAAAAGAAGGAAAGCTCGATCAGCTGTTGGCCATGGCAGAAGAGGTAGCAAGTTCCATGAAAGAGGCGCCGCTTGCAAAGCCCGAAACTTCTAAATCCAGTAACCTAGCTAGCAAGAGTTCCAAGATTGTGGGGCAAGAAGAAGATTTCAAAAAGCTGAAGGATAAGATAATCAGCAATACAACAGATCTTGAAGTAATCTCAATCATGGGTTTACCTGGCATCGGAAAAACGACTCTTGCCCGAAGTATTTTCGATGCCAAAGAAATCGGGGAACGATTCCCCACCCGATCGTGGGTGACCGTAGGCCAAGAGTATAATTATGCAGAAATCTTCTCAAAGCTCTTGGCTTCAATCCAAAAGAGTAGTGATAGCTCAGTGAAGCAAGGGAATGAGGAGCACCTAGCCATTCAGTTGTTCAAAAGTCTACAAGACAGCAGCAAAGGGTATCTGATCGTGGTGGATGATGTGTGGGATACTGTTGTCTGGGACAGAATCAAGAACTACTTCCCAGACAAGAAAAACTGCAGTAGGATTGTTGTGACAACTAGAATTGATACAATTGCTGAGAAAGTTACCAAGTCCGGTTTCAGTCATAAGATGGAACTGCTAAAGAAAGAACAGAGTTGGGAGTTGCTGCGTGAAAAGGTGTTCGAAGGCGGGCATTGCCCTCCTAATCTGCTGGCTGTAGGAAAGAGCATTGCTGAGCACTGCGGAGGTCTTCCTTTGTCAATCACAGTGGTTGGTGGCCAACTCGCTGCAAAAAAGGGGAATGAAGAGTATTGGGAAATTGTTGAAGATGATGTAAAAGATGCTGCCAAATCAGAGAAAGAAACTTATGTGGAGATTTTGTCTCGAAGCTACGAGCACTTGCCTGCTAAACTGAAGGGGTGTTTCCTTTACATGGGCGCCTTCCCTGAAGACAGTGAGATTCATGTCTCCAGGCTCGTAAAGCTATGGCTTGCAGAAGGATTTCTCATGCAAAATGGATCATTGTCTTTCGAAGACATTGCTGAGCAGTGTGTTGCGGATCTTCTCGAGAGGAATCTGATTTTCCCTCTCAAATTCAGCTCAAACGGTAAAATTAAAACTTGTGGCATGCATGATAGCATTCGGCATCTGGCGGAGAGGAAGTCTGTGGACGAGAGGTTCTTTGTATCAGTTAAAAAGTTTCCCAGTCAAAGAAGCCAAACACACCGTGGAGAAGTTGTTGCGGACACTCTAAAAGGTAAAGAAACTCAGAGTCAGAGGCGTTTATCTGTTCATAAAAACATTCTAATGTGCATGGAAGATGTTTATGAATCCGCCAAATTGATTAAACCAGCACGCACTCTTGTTTATGCTGGCCATTATCACCATCATCCCTTACCATTCTGTCTCATTTACGACTGGCTTAGGGTGTTAGATGCTCTTACAGTCCATTTGATTGAGTTCCCAAGTGAGTTAGTCCACCTGACTCATTTGAGGTATCTCTCTTTAACCTATAATGGGAAGCTTCCTGCATCTCTATCTCAACTTACAAATCTTCTGGTTTTTATTGTTCGTCGATATCCTGACATCATAATCATGGGGAAATCCATCCTGCCGGTGGAGATATGGTACATGAAACAGCTGAGACATATTCTGTTGACAGAATGTGACTTCCCTAATCTCCCAGAAACTCAAGCAGGGGATTCTCCTCTTCTTGAAAACCTTCAAACTCTTTCCGCGATCAATGCTGCTAACTGTACACAAGAGTTCTTCAAAAACGTGCCTAACTTGAAAAAGTTGGGAGTTTGGATTGAAGCACCTGCCTCTGTGAGCTTGTATCTAGATCATCTCCAAGATCTTGAAGCTTTCAAGTTCAGAGTGCTGAATCCCATCCCTGGTAAAGAGATTTATTTGGAGAGGGATCTTGTTTTCCCAGAGAAACTGGAGAAATTGAGTTTAAGTGGTTGCGGCCTCTCATGGGATCGTCTGGCAGATATCGGGCCATTCCCATGTCTTCAAGTTCTGAAACTGCGACAGTTTGCGTTCCAAGGACCAGAGTGGAAGCCAGAGGATGATCAGTTTCCTGAGCTAAAGCTGTTGCTGATTGATTGCTTGGACTTGAAGATATTGAAGATTGGCAGTTCCTGCTGCGAAAATCTCGAAAGTCTTATCATCAAAAACTGCTACCAACTGATGGATATTGACGGAGAAGAACTTGAAACCATAGGAACCCTTAACCGTGTTGACATAATCGGCTGCAAttatgattttgttgattggGCTAAGAAACTAGGGGAATATCTTATGGATCTTGGAAATGACTTACCAATTCGCGTCTACTCTTCGTGGGGAGAGAAAACATCGCCAAATG ATTACTGA